The following coding sequences lie in one Pseudobacteroides sp. genomic window:
- a CDS encoding ATP-dependent DNA helicase, with amino-acid sequence MFEINTSEEAIMLSYFEKHRDKKVYRYLFTFDKNYIFVVKENKSINSYYVICRDNDSMVLLLKSKKAYTDEYKGKLINRFTATSDYQVTLPEKPDTMIEYIFRKLMPESGFKIREEQIELSINMYEGIKSNYISICEAEVGTGKTYAYIVAAVVYALYERQKQSKDGIGQEESIPCVISTSSIDLQNAIINNYVPTLSEILYKNRVIDRPLSAVLRKGKEHYFCKVRYERLAEYLKNSKKAFDRDLFEKLNSFEFGNSIDLDEFKGLKNHIMQKINVPKNCDKSCPRFKNCDYLKYIEYVRASFHDFQVCNHNYYLADAVKRAKGRQLLIPEHSIEIIDEAHKLRDAARQILVKSFSGEDITTMSNMIRSSLKGKKSFQNSAKLKLERLCLWRTKFFRRLISNINREIIDDDVSQIGVTIGYHEKEILVEMLLQISNIKDYCSSIISKSRELEIMVLEIEQQLENILKTNDVLYWIENPGNESLIAIHGVPIDLENQLYQLLWRNGISKIVTSGTLSDGEGFDYFKSNTGIDLITPSKISEISYSSPFDYNTNALLYISEKVPFPDKQCDQYIEAVAEEITKLVDATWGHTVILFTSYALLSKVYELARSRIKYPLLKMDKSQRNIVEAFKNSGNGVLFATGSFWEGVDCPGDILSSLIIVNLPFPTPNPILEYKKEQFDTMGKFIDSIVFPEMIIKLKQGMGRLIRCETDTGLIAVLDFRISKKGRYRQRVLKALPGFKVTDSIDDVRVFIRKVKEEGYFKDLNI; translated from the coding sequence AAGAAGCAATAATGCTATCATACTTTGAAAAGCATAGAGATAAAAAGGTTTACAGATATCTATTTACCTTTGATAAAAACTATATATTTGTAGTAAAAGAGAATAAAAGTATTAACAGTTATTATGTCATTTGCAGGGATAATGACAGTATGGTTCTATTATTAAAGAGCAAAAAAGCTTATACAGATGAATATAAAGGTAAATTGATTAATAGGTTTACTGCAACATCTGATTACCAAGTTACACTTCCAGAAAAACCCGATACTATGATTGAATATATTTTTAGAAAGCTAATGCCTGAAAGCGGCTTTAAAATAAGGGAGGAACAAATAGAACTTTCAATAAATATGTATGAGGGGATTAAAAGCAACTATATTTCAATATGTGAAGCAGAAGTTGGGACAGGGAAGACTTATGCCTATATTGTAGCTGCTGTAGTCTACGCATTGTATGAAAGGCAAAAGCAGAGTAAAGATGGTATAGGCCAAGAAGAATCTATACCATGTGTAATATCTACATCCAGTATTGACTTGCAGAATGCCATTATAAATAATTACGTTCCAACTTTATCAGAAATCTTATATAAAAACAGAGTTATAGATCGTCCTTTAAGTGCGGTATTAAGAAAAGGTAAGGAGCATTACTTTTGTAAAGTGAGGTATGAACGGTTGGCAGAATACTTAAAAAATAGTAAAAAGGCCTTTGATAGGGATTTGTTTGAAAAGCTTAATTCATTCGAATTTGGAAATTCAATTGATTTGGATGAATTCAAAGGATTAAAAAATCATATTATGCAGAAAATCAATGTTCCAAAGAATTGTGATAAAAGCTGTCCAAGATTTAAAAATTGTGACTACCTGAAATACATTGAGTATGTAAGAGCATCTTTCCATGATTTTCAGGTATGTAACCACAATTATTATCTTGCAGATGCAGTCAAAAGAGCAAAAGGCAGGCAATTACTGATTCCGGAACATTCAATTGAAATTATAGATGAAGCCCATAAGTTGAGGGATGCAGCGAGGCAGATCCTCGTTAAAAGCTTTTCTGGTGAAGATATAACAACAATGTCGAATATGATTCGTAGTAGCCTGAAAGGTAAAAAATCATTTCAAAATTCAGCAAAACTCAAACTGGAAAGATTATGTTTATGGAGGACAAAATTTTTTAGGAGACTGATTTCAAATATTAATAGAGAGATTATTGATGATGACGTATCTCAAATAGGGGTTACAATTGGCTATCATGAAAAAGAAATCCTCGTTGAAATGCTTTTACAAATCAGCAATATAAAAGATTACTGCTCCAGTATTATTTCTAAAAGCAGGGAATTAGAAATAATGGTTTTGGAAATAGAGCAACAACTTGAAAATATATTAAAAACAAATGATGTCCTATATTGGATTGAGAATCCTGGAAATGAAAGTCTTATAGCAATTCATGGCGTGCCCATAGATTTGGAGAATCAGTTATATCAACTGTTATGGAGGAATGGGATTTCCAAAATTGTAACATCAGGAACATTATCTGATGGTGAAGGATTTGATTATTTCAAAAGTAATACTGGGATAGATTTAATAACACCAAGCAAAATAAGTGAAATAAGCTATTCATCACCGTTTGATTATAATACAAATGCTTTGCTGTATATAAGTGAAAAGGTACCGTTTCCGGATAAACAATGTGACCAATACATAGAAGCTGTTGCAGAGGAAATCACTAAACTGGTTGATGCAACTTGGGGACATACTGTTATTCTATTTACATCTTATGCATTGTTATCAAAGGTTTATGAGTTGGCCCGAAGTAGAATTAAATACCCTCTTTTAAAAATGGACAAAAGTCAAAGGAACATCGTAGAAGCTTTTAAAAATAGCGGAAACGGTGTTCTTTTTGCTACCGGCTCTTTTTGGGAAGGAGTGGATTGCCCTGGTGATATTTTATCTTCACTTATTATTGTGAATTTACCATTTCCTACACCTAATCCAATTTTAGAATACAAAAAAGAGCAGTTCGATACTATGGGAAAATTTATTGACAGCATAGTGTTTCCAGAAATGATAATCAAATTGAAGCAGGGTATGGGAAGATTAATTCGATGTGAAACAGATACTGGGCTTATAGCTGTCCTCGATTTCAGGATTAGTAAAAAAGGCAGATACCGACAGAGAGTATTAAAAGCCTTACCAGGTTTTAAAGTAACAGATTCTATCGATGATGTTAGAGTTTTTATTAGAAAAGTCAAGGAAGAGGGGTATTTCAAAGATCTAAACATATAA